The genomic region GACTCCATCCTAATTTTAAATGGTTTTTTTTCTCTGTTTAATACCTTTTTAAGCAGTATTTctttatatgaataaagaataagTTTGTGTGCTATGCTCAGGATTTCCGTGTTTAATCTGCGGCTGCAGGAGATTCTTTTCAATCCTTTATATACGGTAAATCGATGAGAGGGCAGAAGAGTAACTGTAGAAATGTGCAGCCGGCCCCAGCTCAATGCTTGGTATACTTAAGGCCGATCTAACGAGACTCCGGGGTGTATGACCTGAGGTGATGCTACTCCGCTAATCACTTCCCTCTCCATGGCCCTGTGTGGGAAGCCCAGAGCATGATGGGACATGTAGTTGATGCAGTGGCTgcattatttaaagaaaatctaccatcgaaatccattatgataaaccagggacacttacttatagatccaggcaccgggactgtggtatcttccattattttttatccatgacctccttccttctaaaaatctactttaaagaattatgctaatgagtctgatgagctttgtgggtgttaccagacccTCTCCTTGTTGTCGTTGCACATGgttttcccctccctctgtctggtaTAATCCCTGATTTCATATCCATTGAGTATAACATGGAATGTATTTCCTGGCTCAGGTGTTTAAGCttgattcatatttttttttttttgtaattgtgtCTTTTATAGGTTTTAATGTGGAAACTGTAGAATACAAAAACATCTGTTTCACTGTCTGGGATGTTGGCGGCCAGGACAAAATCCGACCCCTGTGGAGGCATTATTTCCAGAACACACAGGTAAACTCAATGATTGGCTGTAGCATAACGTTCACCTGACGCCACTTTAATTTTAGCTAATTATCTTATCCATCTGATGTTCATGGTCCGGCAGCTTGCTGTTAGACACATTCACTGCAATTGCCCAGTATGAGGGATCATTTAcgaggagctgagctgcaatctGGTCGCCTAATGCTCTGCTCTAGATACAGAAGTATTGgggtatacataatatatactgcaggggTTGCCGATTTATGTAAGGTTTAAACTGCCAGGTTTATAGTCTCAAAGGGGTCACAAGCACATTCTTATTGGGGTTCAGACTGCTGGGATGCCACCGATCAAGAGATTGACCTGTCATTTCACTTAGTGAGAGACACCCAAACACTTATTGTGATGTTCTATACGATGCTATGAGAGttctggaaattgctgagcacagcgctccgtTACTCAGGCACTTCCATTCACTGTCTTAGTGTGCCCTGGAGATGCCCAAGTACTGTGCTAAGCTATTTCCTATCCTCCGAGTACTGAAAATAGCAGCCGGACGCATGCTTGACCTGCTGCtctatcaattagtgagaacacaACCCCCATTCTGGTGATCAGTAGGATCCATTCTCAAGATCCTAAAGGTCCTGGCAGCTGGACTCCCACCAATCATAGGGGTAGCAATCATacttggtacaatccctttaaagtttgTTCACTACTCGAATTCGGAGTTTCTCCTACTTCAAAAAGCATCACCTTAGGGGGTCCGTGCTTACCGGCACAGTTCTGCTCGTGTGGGTCCCAGCATCAGATTTGGTCTTTAGCCCAACTAATAATTGGTCATGCAGATAATTTCAGTGTAAATGTATATTTTCCACATCAGAATTTctcatatttattttttctttttagggcCTCATTTTTGTTGTAGACAGTAACGACAGAGAGCGAGTGCAGGAAGCCGCAGAGGAATTGCAGAAGATGGTGAGTATGATGAGTGGGGCAGGATTTTTTTAGGGGTTGAAATTTTACATTTCCAGACGTTTTTATTTCAGAGGTTATTTTACCAGCTTCAGTCTGGCACAGATCTGGCAGCCCATGCATCTCAATTCCAATGAATAACCATATACATTGAGACCTCTCCTCTTTGTGAAAACAGAGATGCAATGTTTATTATGCATTTAGGCCATCTTCAAGACCACCCCAAATAGGACCACTCTTCTGTGCAACTTGGGATGGTCCCCTTATAGCAGATGTGTTCCTGTCATTAAGGCAGAGCATACAGCTGCTATGGGGGGTAGGGAGCACTGTCCTGATCTTATCTTGCTTCCTGGTATAATTGCTGTGTTATCATTTGCTTCCCCTATTGGCAGCTGAATGCCAAGAGATTTTTACCACTACCATTGAGTTTAGCAAAAGCTGTATTCATTTCTGTGcattgagctcccccttgtggtggctgcaGACAGATGGTTTTAACACCCTGTGTTGTATACAGATTTATCAGTAAATGTACCCTTTCTCTGCTATAAATGGAAAGCATGTTATGATGGACACTGCATAGTAATAATGCATCTGGTAGAGTGTAATTCTTTAGACAAAAATAATCTTGAGTCCCAAGACCACAGGGACCTTCCTTGGCTATAATGGCACCCAGTGCTCAGTTCCTAATATATACCAGGGAGTAATAACGAAGGAACAACACAACACAATACTAGTTCTCAGAAAAGATGTTCCTGAATTATTTTACTAAAATTGTCTGGTCGGGTCTTTGGCAGCGTCAATGATTAGTACACAGTGTGGGTGTCTTGTAGGGAGATCCTGCTGTTCTGGACGGCTCTATTTATATCTAAAGCAGATAAAAGTTCTGTCTAGAACAGATGACTATTGGTCTGATGTGTCCTGTGTAATAAATGAGCATTACTGTATTTGACAATAAGTGAGATCGCTGGTTTTATTCTCTCCATAGAACAgtagcttagtggttagcattacaaccttgcagcgctggggacctgggttacaagtcccagggtcagcatctgcaaagagtttgtatgttctttctgtgtttgcgtgggtttcctcccaccttccaaaacatactggtaggttgattagactgtgagccccatgggaacagggactgatgtagtgctgcataatctctgttctatataattaataataattattattgatATTAGACAGAATAATAATACTATGTAACATGTCTAACACGAGTGCATTTGTATTTAGCTCCAAGAAGATGAACTGAGAGATGCTGTGTTGCTGGTGTTTGCCAACAAACAAGATTTGCCCAACGCCATGGCCATCAGCGAGATCACCGACAAGCTGACGATCCAGAATCTCcgccacagaactgtaagtataTGACGGAAGACTGGTAAATACAACATACTGATGGATGTGCGGCTCATTCCTCGCTCACCTGCCTTGTCTTTCAGTGGTACGTGCAAGCAACATGCGCAACTCAGGGGACCGGTCTGTACGAAGGACTGGACTGGCTATCAAACGAACTCTCCAAGCGTTAAGAAGACCCCCCCCGCGGCGTTCAGCAGAGGACACAATGAATAGAAGTGGTCTAGGCGCGTAACATCCCAACTAgttctaaaaatgttctaaagaaACGGAATGGGAGCAGCAAACACTCTAAAAAGTTTCCAGATTCTTTTTGTTGCCggttcttcccccccccccccttgagttTCCATATTGCTTTCAGGGCAATGTGGCTAGACATGaagcagaaaataataaattcccccttaTGTGAAAGTGTTTTCTGGTTTTACTTCTCCTTTACATGCCTGGAAATAATTATTGTGATGCTATAGATTtgactgctccccccccccccctttcctatcCTTGTAATCC from Engystomops pustulosus chromosome 10, aEngPut4.maternal, whole genome shotgun sequence harbors:
- the ARF4 gene encoding ADP-ribosylation factor 4, with product MGLTISSLFSRLFGKKQMRILMVGLDAAGKTTILYKLKLGEIVTTIPTIGFNVETVEYKNICFTVWDVGGQDKIRPLWRHYFQNTQGLIFVVDSNDRERVQEAAEELQKMLQEDELRDAVLLVFANKQDLPNAMAISEITDKLTIQNLRHRTWYVQATCATQGTGLYEGLDWLSNELSKR